Proteins encoded by one window of Lycium barbarum isolate Lr01 chromosome 11, ASM1917538v2, whole genome shotgun sequence:
- the LOC132618901 gene encoding uncharacterized protein LOC132618901 isoform X2, translated as MEIFYAKDEACVATNDRNMKAESITLSPLHEGISKLLSQWPGLQMAIENEWGGQDSPKKSKQLSSDIFSCLSQSNAAVGVEDVENMLYERLLLSFNTDIDDGSIEEVAEQLMTLREEYVQGKSSYTTKK; from the exons ATGGAAATTTTTTATGCTAAAGATGAAGCATGTGTTGCTACAAATGATAGAAATATGAAAGCCGAGTCAATAACTTTGTCTCCTCTTCACGAAGGAATATCGAAGCTATTATCTCAATGGCCAGGATTGCAAATGGCTATTGAAAATGAATGGGGTGGCCAAGATTCTCCTAAAAAATCGAAACAACTTTCCTCTGATATTTTTTCTTGCCTTTCTCAATCAAATG CAGCTGTTGGTGTAGAGGACGTAGAGAATATGCTTTACGAAAGGTTGCTACTGTCTTTCAACACTGACATTGATGATGGAAGCATTGAGGAg gTTGCGGAGCAATTAATGACTCTTCGTGAGGAATATGTTCAAGGGAAATCATCTTACACAACCAAGAAATAA
- the LOC132618901 gene encoding uncharacterized protein LOC132618901 isoform X1, with protein MEIFYAKDEACVATNDRNMKAESITLSPLHEGISKLLSQWPGLQMAIENEWGGQDSPKKSKQLSSDIFSCLSQSNAAAVGVEDVENMLYERLLLSFNTDIDDGSIEEVAEQLMTLREEYVQGKSSYTTKK; from the exons ATGGAAATTTTTTATGCTAAAGATGAAGCATGTGTTGCTACAAATGATAGAAATATGAAAGCCGAGTCAATAACTTTGTCTCCTCTTCACGAAGGAATATCGAAGCTATTATCTCAATGGCCAGGATTGCAAATGGCTATTGAAAATGAATGGGGTGGCCAAGATTCTCCTAAAAAATCGAAACAACTTTCCTCTGATATTTTTTCTTGCCTTTCTCAATCAAATG CAGCAGCTGTTGGTGTAGAGGACGTAGAGAATATGCTTTACGAAAGGTTGCTACTGTCTTTCAACACTGACATTGATGATGGAAGCATTGAGGAg gTTGCGGAGCAATTAATGACTCTTCGTGAGGAATATGTTCAAGGGAAATCATCTTACACAACCAAGAAATAA